Proteins encoded by one window of Deinococcus radiodurans R1 = ATCC 13939 = DSM 20539:
- a CDS encoding FAD-dependent oxidoreductase gives MTGPEPVPAGPPPDPTPPRRAGSVWAHVGQHFTEEAFDIVVIGAGRMGAACAFYLRQLAPGRSLLLVEEGGLPNEEGATILAPGVWTAQDIPAGQEAQAEWTREQLLGALGSGKTLEVEDRPLLHLLPAGEGSGLTPTLDALADFPEALALLDPARLPVARVDPRALTYRPGSLALLAAQQAIGQGAGLLLNTRAELVPGGVRLHRLTVTNTHQIVVHETRQIRAGVIIVAAGAAGPALVEQGLGLHTRHGRAYRQFPRLDLLSGAQTPVLRASGLTLRPQNGGYTLVPAIHHRDPHGYHPAGGSLTGVPTGLRRELLEDLVGLMDAVPALAGEGLELGRSSADVPGAWLALPGGRPDAPPQAEELAPGLHLLLGGPLADTLGLAAAHELAQRVSAG, from the coding sequence ATGACTGGACCCGAGCCTGTGCCCGCTGGCCCGCCGCCCGACCCGACTCCCCCGCGCCGTGCCGGGTCGGTGTGGGCGCATGTGGGGCAGCACTTTACGGAAGAAGCATTCGACATCGTGGTCATCGGCGCCGGGCGAATGGGCGCGGCCTGCGCCTTTTACCTGCGCCAGCTCGCCCCCGGGCGCTCGCTGCTGCTCGTTGAAGAAGGCGGCCTGCCCAACGAGGAAGGCGCGACCATCCTGGCCCCCGGCGTGTGGACCGCGCAGGACATTCCGGCGGGTCAGGAAGCGCAGGCTGAATGGACCCGCGAGCAACTTCTCGGCGCTCTGGGCAGCGGCAAGACGCTGGAGGTGGAGGATCGGCCCCTGCTGCACCTGCTTCCCGCTGGCGAGGGCAGTGGCCTGACGCCGACGCTGGACGCCCTCGCCGACTTCCCCGAAGCGCTGGCGCTGCTCGACCCGGCGCGGTTGCCCGTCGCCCGGGTGGACCCCCGCGCCCTGACCTACCGGCCCGGCAGCCTGGCGCTGCTCGCCGCGCAGCAGGCCATCGGGCAGGGGGCAGGGCTGCTGCTCAACACCCGCGCCGAACTGGTGCCCGGCGGCGTGCGGCTGCACCGCCTGACGGTGACGAACACCCACCAGATTGTCGTTCACGAGACGCGACAGATTCGGGCGGGCGTCATCATCGTGGCGGCGGGGGCGGCGGGTCCGGCGCTGGTCGAGCAGGGACTGGGCCTGCACACCCGGCATGGCCGCGCCTACCGGCAGTTTCCGCGCCTCGACCTGCTGAGTGGGGCGCAGACGCCGGTGCTGCGTGCCAGTGGCCTGACCCTGCGCCCACAAAATGGCGGCTACACACTCGTTCCGGCCATTCACCACCGCGACCCCCACGGCTACCACCCGGCGGGCGGCTCGCTGACGGGCGTGCCCACCGGCCTGCGCCGCGAACTGCTCGAAGACCTGGTGGGGCTGATGGACGCCGTGCCTGCGCTGGCCGGCGAGGGCCTGGAACTGGGCCGCTCCAGCGCCGACGTGCCCGGCGCGTGGCTGGCGCTGCCCGGTGGCCGCCCCGACGCGCCTCCGCAGGCCGAGGAACTCGCCCCGGGCCTGCACCTCTTACTCGGGGGACCGCTTGCCGACACGCTGGGGCTGGCCGCCGCGCATGAGCTGGCCCAGCGCGTCAGCGCGGGCTGA